The Winogradskyella schleiferi genome has a window encoding:
- a CDS encoding beta-L-arabinofuranosidase domain-containing protein has protein sequence MKKSVIMMVVFALLSCKEENQNSQGENFSNNVNKVANTIIDDSEQLAFFNTPKQPIQPKFEQLPSGSVQPKGWILNMMKSDLEQGIVGALGELYPGIKSDDLYYTARRGGMEDIPEMGDLVLTGAEWEKSIMWWNAETIGNWWDGFIRHAFMTNHQEAIQQSHKIIENLLNSQDADGYIGIYKPNLRYQHEGSNGELWAQTTAFRTMLAYYEFTQDKRVLDAVEKAMKLTMKNYGESGKNPFYLKNAFGGVTHGLMLTDVCETLFRITKNQNYQDYATYLYKAFSTYSINRSFNDLRYPFLSERDSLFEGHGVHTYEHIRSMVNAYYNTGYPELAKAYDNMLAKLEPVILPSGAGHADEWLLKLKADPTETAAEYCAMLELRNSYGSLLEKTGDIAFADAAEKLTYNAMLGARNQDGTAITYSKFDNSYTIDGKHHKHGEVKDEPRYKYSPTHSEPAVCCVPNYGRNLPYFLHQMYMKSDDAIMILMYGPSELTTEINGVNISIEQETNYPWNNQVTFRVQTSEPVELSLKFRKPQWSKRVEFAGSEAQLENDFYAVTKTWNGEETFTVTFDNPLELNNVEDEVYVQQGPVVYAYAIPHTEKTIKTYEGTNFRDYHALPKNEDARNYEIIPGTVSESNGKVSGKLYDSTNNKELDVELVPFGKTILRKTTFQIKNN, from the coding sequence ATGAAAAAGTCAGTAATTATGATGGTTGTATTCGCTTTATTGTCTTGTAAGGAGGAAAATCAAAATTCTCAAGGCGAGAATTTCAGTAATAACGTAAATAAAGTCGCCAATACTATTATTGATGATTCTGAACAGTTAGCGTTTTTCAATACTCCAAAGCAACCCATACAACCCAAATTTGAACAATTACCATCAGGAAGTGTACAGCCTAAAGGTTGGATTCTTAACATGATGAAAAGCGATTTAGAACAAGGCATTGTAGGTGCCTTAGGCGAGTTGTATCCAGGAATTAAATCAGATGATCTATATTACACGGCACGAAGAGGCGGCATGGAAGATATCCCAGAAATGGGTGACCTGGTACTTACTGGTGCAGAATGGGAAAAATCCATCATGTGGTGGAATGCGGAAACCATTGGAAACTGGTGGGATGGATTTATCAGACATGCTTTTATGACTAATCATCAGGAAGCCATACAGCAATCTCATAAAATTATCGAAAACCTTTTGAACTCTCAGGATGCGGATGGTTACATAGGGATTTACAAGCCTAATTTGCGTTACCAACACGAAGGTTCTAACGGTGAGCTTTGGGCGCAGACAACCGCATTTAGAACCATGCTTGCCTACTATGAATTTACACAAGACAAACGAGTTTTAGACGCTGTTGAAAAAGCCATGAAACTCACCATGAAAAACTATGGAGAATCAGGTAAAAACCCCTTTTATCTGAAGAATGCTTTTGGTGGTGTTACCCATGGATTGATGCTGACGGATGTTTGCGAAACCTTATTCAGAATCACAAAAAATCAAAATTATCAAGATTATGCCACGTATTTGTATAAAGCATTTTCAACCTATTCAATAAATCGCTCATTTAACGACTTACGATATCCATTTCTTAGTGAACGTGATTCACTCTTTGAAGGACACGGCGTGCACACGTATGAGCACATTCGATCTATGGTAAATGCCTACTACAATACAGGATATCCAGAATTAGCTAAGGCATACGACAATATGTTAGCAAAGTTAGAGCCTGTGATTTTACCAAGTGGTGCTGGTCATGCAGATGAATGGTTATTAAAATTGAAAGCAGATCCAACAGAAACTGCTGCTGAATATTGTGCCATGTTAGAATTACGTAATTCTTATGGAAGTCTGTTAGAAAAAACTGGAGATATTGCCTTTGCTGATGCCGCTGAAAAACTGACTTACAACGCTATGTTAGGAGCGAGAAATCAGGACGGAACAGCAATCACTTATTCGAAATTTGACAACAGTTATACCATCGATGGAAAACATCATAAACACGGAGAAGTGAAAGACGAGCCACGATACAAGTACTCTCCTACGCATTCTGAACCAGCAGTTTGTTGTGTACCTAACTATGGAAGAAACTTGCCTTATTTCTTACACCAGATGTATATGAAATCAGATGACGCCATCATGATTTTAATGTATGGTCCATCTGAATTGACAACTGAAATCAATGGAGTAAACATTTCAATTGAGCAGGAAACTAACTACCCTTGGAACAATCAGGTTACATTTAGAGTACAGACTTCTGAACCGGTTGAGTTGAGTTTGAAATTCAGAAAACCTCAATGGTCAAAAAGAGTGGAATTCGCTGGAAGTGAAGCGCAGCTTGAGAATGATTTTTATGCAGTAACTAAAACTTGGAATGGCGAAGAAACTTTCACCGTAACGTTCGACAACCCTTTAGAATTAAACAATGTTGAGGATGAAGTTTACGTGCAGCAAGGACCTGTTGTTTATGCTTACGCTATTCCTCACACTGAGAAAACAATCAAAACTTACGAAGGAACTAATTTCAGAGATTACCATGCTTTACCTAAAAACGAGGATGCAAGGAACTACGAAATCATACCCGGAACCGTATCTGAATCTAACGGGAAAGTATCTGGAAAACTATACGACTCGACTAATAACAAAGAATTAGATGTCGAGTTAGTACCATTTGGTAAAACTATTTTAAGAAAAACAACCTTCCAAATAAAGAACAATTAA